In Danaus plexippus chromosome 17, MEX_DaPlex, whole genome shotgun sequence, one DNA window encodes the following:
- the LOC116771227 gene encoding sepiapterin reductase, which yields MAASTNIDLSGPSFCVVSGASQGIGRALAIEVSKCLKPKSVMVLLARNKQQLATTASLCENDGLKVLINSIDLSIASEKEMTDVIMQALGGQKVTDFANCIIFHNVGSLGNLAVETTRMENIEELRGYYDLNVFKVISLNTQLLKIFEEVEDRVIIVNITSLCAIKPMGGMAYYCSGKAAREMYFRVLAEEKRHIRVLNYSPGPVETAMIDFVLQEAVNENLRDVFTSFKNQGTLLTPEITAKKCIKVLLAGKFSPGEHIDYFDDE from the coding sequence ATGGCCGCATCTACTAACATTGATTTATCTGGGCCATCTTTCTGCGTCGTGTCCGGCGCATCTCAGGGAATAGGTAGGGCTCTAGCCATCGAAGTATCGAAATGCCTGAAACCAAAATCTGTCATGGTGCTACTGGCTCGCAATAAACAGCAACTTGCGACTACAGCCAGCCTCTGTGAAAATGATGGATTGAAAGTTCTCATTAACTCTATAGATCTGTCGATAGCATCAGAGAAAGAAATGACTGATGTTATCATGCAAGCTCTGGGTGGACAGAAGGTTACCGATTTTGCCAACTGCATAATATTCCATAACGTTGGCTCACTTGGTAACTTGGCTGTGGAGACGACTCGAATGGAAAATATCGAGGAACTGAGAGGATACTATGATTTGAATGTGTTCAAAGTAATATCACTTAACACACAGctccttaaaatatttgaagaggTGGAGGATAGGGTTATCATTGTCAACATCACATCACTGTGTGCCATCAAGCCAATGGGCGGCATGGCTTACTACTGCAGCGGGAAGGCCGCAAGGGAAATGTACTTCCGAGTACTCGCTGAAGAGAAACGGCACATTAGGGTCTTGAACTATTCCCCCGGCCCCGTCGAAACTGCCATGATAGATTTTGTTCTTCAAGAAGCTGTTAATGAAAACCTCCGAGATGTGTTCACATCATTCAAGAACCAGGGAACATTGCTGACACCTGAGATAACAGctaaaaaatgtatcaagGTTCTGCTAGCAGGAAAGTTCAGTCCCGGGGAACACATCGACTACTTCGATGACGAATAA
- the LOC116771574 gene encoding mitochondrial 2-oxoglutarate/malate carrier protein-like, with the protein MGGEEKKPARKPMPGWLNFVFGGLSGMMGICVVQPADLVKTRMQLAGPRGNPSVLATVSNILKKEGITGFYTGLSAALFRQATYTTGRLGCYNGISNYYTTAYGVPSFPVKLVIGMIAGGIGAFIGTPAEVALIRMTADGRLPPEQRRNYKNVFNALARISREEGPAMMFRGATATVTRAMVVNAAQLSTYAQAREMLLPQLGDGIVLHFMASLISGLVTTFASLPVDIVKTRVQNSAKGTSQVSVLMSVIKNEGVFALWKGFIPTYAKIGPLTILIFIFLEQLNSLYYKYQEQ; encoded by the exons atgggCGGCGAAGAAAAAAAACCAGCGAGGAAGCCCATGCCGGGCTGGCTGAATTTTGTTTTCGGAGGTCTTAGTGG CATGATGGGTATATGCGTGGTCCAACCGGCAGATTTGGTTAAGACCAGGATGCAGCTCGCCGGTCCCAGGGGAAACCCGAGCGTATTGGCGACGGTCAGTAATATCCTCAAGAAGGAAGGTATCACGGGTTTCTACACCGGTCTCTCAGCGGCTCTCTTCAGACAGGCCACCTACACTACCGGAAGACTGGGATGCTATAATgggatttcaaattattacacAAC CGCTTATGGGGTACCGAGTTTTCCGGTGAAACTCGTAATTGGCATGATCGCGGGCGGCATCGGCGCCTTCATCGGGACCCCGGCAGAGGTCGCGCTGATCCGCATGACTGCTGACGGCCGTCTCCCGCCGGAACAGCGACGGAACTACAAGAACGTGTTCAACGCTCTTGCTAG AATCTCAAGAGAGGAAGGTCCTGCTATGATGTTCCGGGGCGCTACAGCTACCGTCACGAGGGCCATGGTGGTGAACGCGGCGCAACTCAGCACCTACGCGCAG GCCAGGGAGATGTTGTTACCTCAACTGGGGGATGGCATCGTTCTTCACTTTATGGCGTCCCTGATATCTGGTTTGGTCACGACTTTCGCATCCTTGCCCGTGGACATTGTTAAGACAAG AGTACAAAACTCAGCAAAAGGAACCAGTCAAGTAAGTGTCTTAATGAGCGTTATAAAAAACGAAGGAGTATTTGCACTGTGGAAGGGCTTCATACCAACGTATGCGAAAATCGGACCACTGACAAtcctcatttttatattcttggaACAATTGAACAGTCTTTACTACAAGTACCAGGAACAATAA